One window of Strigops habroptila isolate Jane chromosome Z, bStrHab1.2.pri, whole genome shotgun sequence genomic DNA carries:
- the CTU2 gene encoding cytoplasmic tRNA 2-thiolation protein 2, translating into MCEAAGDDGGCGADVGPARRRRGAGRSYPRTCMKCGQGSAALVIRVGDPFCRNCFREYFMHKFRAMLGKNRIIFPGEKVLLALSGGPVSSAMLRQVQEGLSRETAKKLRFIPSVVYVDEGAVRGQSLAQREQSLARMETLLQATGFPYYLMHLEQALELPASILRPGPVTSSEPGLSYKEAVEGFIQQQRQKGNGDKDSGTSLPGPGSGDSAEGPLAASRLPAAALTQELLKLFEAVETPTAKEELLQMLRIHLILQTARTKGYTKVMTGESCTRVAIKLLTNLALGRGAFLAIDTGFKDNRHGDVMVVRPMREYMAKEIAFYNHFFDVPTVIAPPLPTKRRDKPSIHRVVERFLLGLQEDFPSTISTIYRTGEKLSSDRAKATCESQRCLLCLCALDLDGEEELALEPTLIMDELELERNGCCQDPPAAGAERKSAYIPLLCYSCRLTFKELGPVTTLPPYVRAEAQRRIHR; encoded by the exons ATGTGCGAGGCAGCGGGGGACGATGGCGGCTGCGGCGCGGACGTGGGGCCGGCGCGGCGCCGCCGGGGCGCGGGGCGCAG CTACCCGCGGACATGCATGAAGTGCGGGCAGGGCTCTGCCGCCCTCGTCATCCGCGTCGGGGACCCCTTCTGCCG CAACTGCTTCCGTGAGTACTTCATGCACAAGTTCCGCGCGATGCTGGGCAAGAACCGCATCATCTTCCCAGGAGAGAAG GTGCTGCTGGCGCTGTCGGGGGGACCAGTCTCCAGCGCCATGCTCCGACAGGTCCAAGAG GGGCTCAGCCGGGAGACAGCCAAGAAGCTCCGCTTCATCCCCAGTGTCGTCTACGTTGATG AGGGAGCAGTGCGCGGGCAGAGCCTGGCACAGcgggagcagagcctggcccGCATGGAGACCCTGCTGCAAGCAACCGGCTTCCCCTACTACCTGATGCACTTGGAACAG GCGCTGGAGCTGCCTGCATCCATCCTACGCCCGGGGCCGGTGACATCCAGTGAGCCCGGCCTGTCCTATAAGGAGGCTGTGGAGGGCTTCATCCAGCAGCAGCGGCAGAAGGGGAATGGGGACAAGGACAGTGGCACCTCGCTGCCTGGCCCTGGCAGCGGGGACTCAGCAGAGGGTCCCCTGGCTGCCTCCcgcctgcctgctgctgccctcacccaggagctgctgaagctCTTTGAAGCCGTGGAGACACCAACAGCaaaagaggagctgctgcagatgctgcG GATCCACCTCATCCTGCAGACAGCCCGGACCAAGGGCTACACCAAGGTGATGACAGGCGAGAGCTGTACCCGTGTGGCCATCAAGCTCCTCACCAACCTGGCGCTGGGTCGTGGTGCTTTCCTCGCCATCGACACA GGCTTCAAGGACAACCGGCACGGCGACGTGATGGTGGTGCGTCCCATGCGGGAGTACATGGCCAAGGAGATCGCCTTCTACAACCACTTCTTCGATGTCCCCACCGTCATTGCGCCACCGCTCCCCACCAAG CGCCGGGATAAGCCCAGCATTCACCGTGTGGTAGAGCGCTTcctcctggggctgcaggaggatttCCCCTCCACCATCAGCACCATCTACCG GACGGGTGAGAAGCTGAGCTCAGATCGAGCCAAGGCGACCTGCGAGTCCCAGcgctgcctgctctgcctgtgtgcCCTGGACCTCGATGGGG AGGAGGAGCTGGCCCTGGAGCCCACCCTGATCATGGatgagctggagctggagaggaATGGGTGCTGCCAGGACCCCCCAGCAGCGGG gGCCGAGCGCAAATCTGCCTACATCCCGCTGCTGTGCTACAGCTGCCGCCTCACCTTCAAGGAGCTG GGTCCTGTCACCACGCTGCCGCCCTATGTGCGTGCCGAGGCCCAGCGCAGGATCCACAGGTAA
- the MVD gene encoding diphosphomevalonate decarboxylase — MSEERALAVVTCTAPVNIAVIKYWGKRDNDLILPINSSLSVTLHQDQLKTTTTAAASRDFTEDRLWLNGEEVDVGHPRLQACLREVRRLARKRRGSSTEDTAPLILSYKVHIATENNFPTAAGLASSAAGYACLVSALARLYGVEGELSEVARRGSGSACRSMLGGFVQWQRGERPDGRDSIAQQVAPETHWPELRVLVLVVSGEKKQVGSTAGMQTSVDTSPLLKHRAEVVVPERLALMVRHIRERDFEGFGQLTMQDSNQFHATCLDTFPPIFYLNDLSRHIIALAHRFNAHHGCTKVAYTFDAGPNAVIFMLADTVAEFVEVVRRSFPPATNGDQFVRGLPVSAASLPEELLAAVVAEPVPGAVQYILHTKPGPGPQFLDDPNLLGADGLPRRTA, encoded by the exons ATGTCGGAGGAGCGGGCGCTCGCCGTGGTGACCTGCACGGCGCCCGTCAACATCGCTGTCATCAAGTACT GGGGCAAGCGGGACAATGACCTCATCCTGCCCATCAACTCCTCCCTGAGCGTCACGCTGCACCAGGACCAG CTCAAGACCACCACCACGGCCGCCGCCAGCCGGGACTTCACAGAGGACCGGCTATGGCTGAATGGGGAGGAGGTGGACGTGGGGCACCCCCGGCTGCAGGCCTGCCTGCGGGAGG TGCGGCGCCTGGCCCGAAAGCGCCGTGGCAGCAGCACCGAGGACACGGCCCCGCTCATCCTCTCCTATAAGGTTCACATCGCCACCGAGAACAACTTCCCCACCGCGGCCGGTTTGGCATCCTCCGCTGCCGGCTATGCGTGCCTCG TGTCGGCGCTGGCGCGGCTGTACGGCGTGGAGGGCGAGCTGTCGGAGGTGGCGCGTCGCGGCTCGGGCAGCGCCTGCCGCAGCATGCTGGGGGGCTTCGTGCAGTGGCAGCGGGGTGAGCGGCCGGACGGCAGGGACAGCATCGCGCAGCAAGTGGCCCCCGAAACGCACTGGCCGGAGCTCAGGGTCCTCGTCCTGGTG GTCAGTGGCGAGAAGAAGCAGGTCggcagcacagcagggatgcAGACCAGCGTGGACACCAGCCCCTTGCTGAAG CACCGCGCAGAGGTGGTGGTGCCGGAGCGCCTGGCCCTGATGGTTCGGCACATCCGTGAGCGGGACTTCGAGGGCTTCGGGCAGCTCACCATGCAGGACAGCAACCAGTTCCACGCCACCTGCCTTGACACCTTCCCCCCCATCTTCTACCTCAACGACCTCTCACGGCACATCATCGCCTTAGCACACCGCTTCAATGCCCACCACGGGTGCACCAAG GTAGCGTACACCTTTGATGCCGGCCCCAACGCCGTCATCTTCATGCTGGCTGACACCGTGGCTGAGTTCGTGGAGGTGGTGAGACGCAGCTTCCCCCCCGCCACCAACGGGGACCA GTTTGTGCGCGGGCTCCCTGTGAGCGCGGCCTCGCTGCCGGAGGAGCTGCTCGCGGCCGTGGTGGCTGAGCCGGTGCCAGGGGCTGTCCAGTACATCCTGCACACCAAG cccgGTCCCGGACCCCAGTTCCTGGATGACCCCAACCTCCTGGGAGCAGACGGGCTGCCCCGCCGGACAGCCTGA
- the RNF166 gene encoding E3 ubiquitin-protein ligase RNF166, producing MFRSLLVAAAQRPQAPGGPPRPPPGAGPAAEALEAQFSCPICLEVFHRAVGIAGCGHTFCGECLQPCLQVPSPLCPLCRMPFDPKKVEKASSVEKQLSSYKAPCRGCSKKVTLAKMRSHVSSCAKVQEQMANCPKFVPVVPTSQPIPSNIPNRSTFVCPYCGARNLDQQELVKHCMENHRNDPNKVVCPVCSAMPWGDPSYKSANFLQHLLHRHKFSYDTFVDYNIDEEAALQAALALSLSEN from the exons atgttCAGGAGCCTGCTGGTGGCGGCGGCGCAGCGGCCCCAGGCCCCGGGCGGgcccccgcggccgccccccggcgccggccccgccgccgaGGCGCTGGAGGCGCAGTTCAGCTGCCCCATCTGCCTCGAGGTGTTCCACCGCGCCGTCGGCATCGCGGGATGCGGACACAC GTTTTGCGGGGAgtgcctgcagccctgcctgcaagTGCCATCCCCTCTGTGCCCGCTCTGCCGCATGCCCTTCGATCCCAAGAAGGTGGAGAAGGCTTCCAGCGTGGAGAAACAGCTTTCATCCTACAAGGCTccctgcagaggctgcagcaagaAG GTGACCCTCGCAAAAATGCGCTCTCACGTCTCGTCCTGCGCAAAGGTGCAGGAGCAGATGGCCAACTGCCCCAAGTTCGTTCCGGTTGTCCCCACATCCCAGCCTATTCCCAG CAATATTCCCAATCGCTCCACGTTCGTGTGCCCGTACTGTGGGGCCCGGAACTTGgaccagcaggagctggtgaaGCACTGCATGGAGAACCACCGCAATGACCCCAACAAAGTG GTGTGCCCGGTCTGCTCAGCCATGCCCTGGGGGGACCCCAGCTACAAGAGCGCCAACttcctccagcacctcctccaCAGGCACAAGTTCTCCTATGACACCTTCGTG GACTACAACATCGACGAGGAGGCCGCGTTGCAGGCAGCCCTGGCACTGTCGCTGTCTGAGAACTGA